In Sphingomonas sp. G-3-2-10, a single window of DNA contains:
- a CDS encoding alpha/beta hydrolase, whose translation MNGYSDGYWWSKDGLRLHYRDYPGREDRPPILCFPGLTRNVRDYEGLAERLAGEWRVILVEFRGRGESAYAKDPMTYVPLTYLQDVDALIDELKIDKFVAVGTSLGGIVTMLLAATDAGKLAGAVLNDVGPDLEASGLARIRTYVGKAVQHPTWMHAARGVQEGNVDCYPGFGIEDWLKMAKRLYRLNSSGRIVLDYDMKIAEPFRVPGNEAGPDMWPTLDGLKGKPMLVVRGEKSDILSPATAEKMIAYVPGAALVTVAGTGHAPTLEEPEVVKAIDKLLAKVAKATMAA comes from the coding sequence CTGAATGGGTATTCGGACGGATATTGGTGGTCCAAGGACGGGCTGCGGCTGCATTACCGCGACTATCCCGGGCGGGAAGATCGCCCGCCGATCCTGTGCTTCCCGGGCCTGACCCGCAACGTTCGCGACTATGAAGGGCTGGCCGAGCGGCTGGCGGGCGAATGGCGCGTCATTCTGGTCGAGTTCCGCGGGCGGGGCGAAAGCGCCTATGCCAAGGATCCGATGACCTATGTCCCGCTGACCTATCTGCAGGATGTCGATGCGCTGATCGACGAGCTGAAGATCGACAAGTTCGTGGCGGTAGGGACTTCGCTGGGCGGCATCGTGACGATGCTTCTTGCGGCGACCGATGCCGGCAAGCTGGCCGGCGCGGTGCTGAACGATGTCGGGCCGGATCTGGAAGCGAGCGGGCTGGCGCGCATCCGCACCTATGTGGGCAAGGCAGTGCAGCACCCGACCTGGATGCACGCGGCGCGCGGGGTGCAGGAAGGCAATGTCGATTGCTATCCCGGCTTCGGGATCGAGGATTGGCTGAAGATGGCCAAGCGGCTGTACCGGCTGAACAGTTCGGGCCGGATCGTGCTGGATTACGACATGAAGATCGCCGAGCCGTTTCGCGTGCCGGGGAATGAGGCCGGGCCGGATATGTGGCCGACGCTCGACGGGCTGAAGGGCAAGCCGATGCTGGTGGTGCGCGGCGAGAAATCGGACATTCTGAGCCCCGCGACCGCCGAGAAGATGATTGCCTATGTGCCCGGCGCCGCGCTGGTGACGGTTGCCGGCACCGGCCATGCGCCGACGTTGGAGGAACCCGAGGTGGTGAAGGCGATCGACAAGCTGCTGGCCAAGGTGGCGAAGGCGACAATGGCCGCCTGA
- a CDS encoding protein adenylyltransferase SelO, with protein sequence MDFSPQQAILTLGDAFYDPVAPADFPQTILRFRNDRAAATVGLEGLSDEQWIAHFGRFQPFEGSLPRPLALRYHGHQFRVYNPDIGDGRGFLFAQMTGEDGRLMDFGTKGSGQTPWSRFGDGRLTLKGGVREILATEMLQALGVNTSKTFSLIETGEALHRGDEPSPTRSAVMVRLSHSHVRIGTFQRLAYLKDTESMQALVDYVLRNLYTVDPGENPALTLLQNFIPRCAELAASYMIAGFVHGVLNTDNINLTGESFDYGPWRFTPEWEPGFTAAYFDQQGLYAFGRQPEAIFWNVMQLAGTLRLLSDEAPLIAALDTFPDAYEAALTAAMMRRLGIAATPLANPAALILAIDSTLRETRLPIDRFFFDSFGGRAPDGAAFDEIRALIADFVPVRTRDHPYWSDAGPCSMHIEEVEAIWSAIDERDDWGPLHAKVAAIRRMGTALA encoded by the coding sequence ATGGACTTCTCTCCGCAACAGGCGATCCTCACCCTAGGCGACGCATTCTACGATCCGGTCGCCCCGGCCGATTTCCCGCAGACGATCCTGCGATTCCGTAACGACCGCGCGGCGGCGACGGTCGGGCTGGAGGGGTTGAGCGACGAACAATGGATCGCCCATTTCGGCCGCTTCCAGCCGTTCGAGGGCAGCCTGCCCCGCCCGCTGGCGCTGCGCTATCACGGCCATCAGTTCCGCGTGTACAATCCCGATATCGGCGACGGGCGCGGCTTCCTGTTCGCGCAGATGACCGGAGAAGACGGCCGGCTGATGGATTTCGGCACCAAGGGTTCTGGCCAGACCCCGTGGAGCCGCTTCGGCGACGGCCGCCTGACGCTGAAGGGCGGCGTGCGCGAGATCCTCGCCACCGAAATGCTTCAGGCGCTCGGCGTGAACACGTCGAAGACCTTCTCGCTGATCGAAACCGGCGAAGCGCTTCATCGCGGCGATGAGCCCTCCCCCACCCGCTCCGCGGTGATGGTCCGCCTGTCGCACAGCCATGTTCGCATCGGCACCTTCCAGCGGCTCGCCTATCTCAAGGATACGGAATCGATGCAGGCGCTGGTCGATTACGTCCTGCGCAATCTCTACACGGTCGATCCCGGCGAGAACCCCGCGCTAACCCTGCTCCAAAATTTCATCCCGCGCTGCGCCGAACTCGCCGCGAGCTACATGATCGCGGGTTTCGTCCACGGCGTGCTCAATACCGACAATATCAACCTCACCGGCGAGAGCTTCGACTACGGCCCGTGGCGTTTCACTCCAGAATGGGAGCCGGGCTTCACCGCCGCCTATTTCGACCAGCAGGGCCTCTATGCATTCGGCCGCCAGCCCGAGGCGATCTTCTGGAATGTGATGCAGCTTGCGGGCACGCTGCGCCTGCTCTCCGACGAAGCGCCGCTGATCGCCGCGCTCGACACCTTCCCGGACGCCTATGAAGCCGCGCTCACCGCTGCGATGATGCGCCGCCTCGGCATCGCCGCCACGCCGCTCGCCAACCCCGCGGCGCTGATCCTCGCGATCGACAGCACGCTGCGCGAAACCAGGCTGCCGATCGACCGCTTCTTTTTCGACAGCTTCGGCGGCCGCGCGCCAGACGGCGCGGCCTTCGACGAAATCCGCGCCCTGATCGCCGATTTCGTGCCGGTGCGGACGCGCGATCATCCCTACTGGTCCGATGCCGGGCCCTGCTCGATGCATATCGAGGAAGTCGAAGCGATCTGGTCCGCGATCGACGAACGCGACGATTGGGGTCCCCTCCACGCCAAAGTCGCCGCAATCCGCCGTATGGGAACGGCACTCGCCTAG
- a CDS encoding YdcH family protein: MSDLIQRLIAAHQILNREIRRELSRRLPDQLRLKRLKIERLAIKDRLFRHFPDASEMHRVVRGVIRRARHA; encoded by the coding sequence ATGAGTGACCTGATCCAGCGCCTGATCGCGGCGCACCAGATTTTGAACCGCGAGATCCGCCGCGAGCTTTCGCGCCGTCTCCCCGATCAGCTCCGGCTGAAGCGGCTCAAGATCGAGCGGCTGGCGATCAAGGACCGGCTGTTCCGGCACTTTCCCGATGCAAGCGAAATGCACCGCGTGGTGCGTGGCGTGATCCGCCGCGCGCGTCACGCATAG
- a CDS encoding alpha/beta hydrolase: protein MVLPEVSVTRRALLAGSAATAATLSVPALANPIERFPIWPGSPPGGEGLSVRDEVVKRSPNGPADDIAWPHVATPMLNVVPAPVPNGGAILYIPGGGYARVAVGREGSSIARAFAARGYTVFELLYRLPRDGWAAGPDVPLQDAQRAMRLIRAGAAKWRIDPARVAAMGFSAGGHLTARLASRSTLKTYEPVDAADAQPARPAVVGLFFPVITMTDPVAHAHSKRELLGGNATSDRIARFSAENGLPADMPPTLVAHAADDPVVSPANSLTMFAALQAARIPSELHIFEKGGHGLPLREAGKDHPWPGLFERFARNHGL, encoded by the coding sequence GTGGTATTACCAGAAGTCAGCGTCACTCGCCGGGCATTGCTCGCGGGCTCCGCCGCGACCGCCGCGACGCTCTCCGTGCCTGCTCTGGCAAACCCGATCGAACGCTTTCCGATCTGGCCCGGTTCGCCTCCCGGCGGCGAAGGGCTCAGCGTGCGCGACGAAGTGGTCAAGCGTTCGCCGAACGGCCCGGCCGACGACATCGCCTGGCCGCATGTCGCGACTCCCATGCTCAACGTCGTGCCCGCGCCCGTGCCCAATGGCGGCGCAATCCTCTATATTCCGGGCGGCGGCTATGCCCGCGTGGCGGTGGGCCGCGAGGGATCGTCGATCGCCCGGGCCTTCGCGGCGCGCGGCTACACCGTGTTCGAGCTGCTCTACCGCCTCCCGCGCGATGGCTGGGCCGCCGGGCCGGACGTGCCGTTGCAGGACGCCCAGCGCGCGATGCGGCTCATCCGCGCCGGCGCGGCCAAATGGCGGATCGATCCCGCCCGGGTCGCAGCGATGGGCTTCTCCGCCGGGGGCCATCTCACTGCCCGGCTCGCCAGCCGTTCCACGCTGAAGACCTATGAACCCGTCGATGCCGCCGATGCCCAGCCCGCGCGTCCCGCCGTCGTGGGGCTGTTCTTCCCGGTCATCACCATGACCGATCCCGTCGCGCACGCCCATTCGAAGCGCGAGCTGCTGGGCGGGAACGCGACGTCCGATCGCATCGCCCGCTTCTCGGCGGAGAACGGCCTGCCCGCCGATATGCCGCCAACGCTCGTCGCCCATGCCGCCGACGATCCGGTGGTCAGTCCCGCAAACAGCCTGACGATGTTCGCCGCGCTCCAGGCTGCCCGTATCCCGTCCGAACTGCACATCTTCGAGAAAGGCGGCCACGGCCTGCCCCTCAGGGAAGCGGGCAAGGACCATCCCTGGCCGGGCCTGTTCGAGCGCTTCGCGCGCAATCACGGGCTGTAA
- a CDS encoding zf-TFIIB domain-containing protein has protein sequence MSGNFTCPVDGTKLVAMERQGIEIDHCPSCRGIWLDRGELDKIIERSAAQLAPAPAPAPQPQPQQYDRQPSYDRQPHYDDRRPHYGDQHHYKHKRKKSFFEELFD, from the coding sequence ATGTCCGGTAATTTCACCTGCCCCGTCGACGGCACCAAGCTCGTCGCGATGGAGCGTCAGGGGATCGAGATCGATCATTGCCCCTCTTGCCGGGGCATCTGGCTCGATCGCGGCGAACTCGACAAGATCATCGAGCGGAGCGCGGCGCAACTGGCGCCCGCTCCGGCGCCGGCCCCGCAGCCGCAGCCGCAGCAGTATGACCGCCAGCCGTCCTACGACCGGCAGCCGCACTATGATGATCGCCGGCCGCATTATGGCGACCAGCATCACTACAAGCACAAGCGCAAGAAATCCTTCTTCGAGGAGCTGTTCGACTAG
- the astD gene encoding succinylglutamate-semialdehyde dehydrogenase, whose translation MPGLEIISTEPATGAVLWRQPAGDADTEVAHARRSWAEWAARPHAYRIEAMRRFANVVRQKADAFTDLLARETGKPIWEARTEVETVIAKVDISVAAYSQRTGQTRIEAPMNTRVALRHKPHGVLAVLGPYNFPAHLPNGHIVPALLAGNAVVFKPSEKTPASGAFLVDCYHAAGIPEGCVRLLIGGPDQGKALASHPDIDGLLFTGSANTGIALNRAFATKPEKILALEMGGNNPIIVWNTPDLYSAAVLIVQSAFTTAGQRCTAARRLIVDQKLYDPLMAEVNKLTGRLIIGEPHADPAPFMGPVIDNDTADMLTESFLTLSTMGGRPLRHMERPIEGRPFLTPGIIDMTAAREAPDVELFGPILQVYRKETFEDAIIEANNTRYGLSASLVSQEPKLYDQFWANIRAGIVNWNRPTNGASSSAPFGGVGWSGNHRPSAFYAADYCAYPVVSSEAEQARAAMGVGLRDA comes from the coding sequence ATGCCCGGCCTCGAAATCATCTCGACCGAACCCGCGACCGGCGCGGTTCTGTGGCGCCAACCCGCAGGCGATGCCGACACCGAAGTCGCACACGCACGCCGAAGCTGGGCCGAATGGGCCGCGCGGCCGCACGCCTATCGCATCGAAGCGATGCGCCGCTTCGCCAATGTCGTGCGCCAGAAAGCGGACGCCTTCACCGACCTGCTCGCCCGCGAAACCGGCAAGCCGATCTGGGAAGCCCGCACCGAAGTCGAAACGGTCATCGCCAAGGTCGACATCTCGGTCGCCGCCTATTCGCAGCGCACCGGCCAGACCCGCATCGAAGCGCCGATGAACACCCGCGTCGCTCTGCGGCACAAGCCGCACGGCGTGCTCGCGGTGCTAGGCCCCTATAATTTCCCGGCGCATCTGCCCAACGGCCACATCGTCCCGGCCCTGCTTGCGGGCAATGCGGTGGTGTTCAAGCCATCCGAAAAGACACCCGCCAGCGGCGCGTTCCTCGTCGATTGCTATCACGCCGCGGGCATCCCCGAAGGCTGCGTCCGCCTGCTGATCGGGGGCCCCGATCAGGGCAAGGCGCTCGCCTCGCATCCGGATATCGACGGCCTGCTCTTCACCGGCTCGGCAAACACCGGCATCGCGCTCAACCGCGCCTTCGCGACCAAACCCGAAAAGATTCTCGCGCTCGAAATGGGCGGCAACAATCCGATCATCGTGTGGAACACGCCCGATCTCTATTCGGCCGCGGTCCTCATCGTGCAGTCGGCCTTCACCACTGCCGGCCAGCGCTGCACCGCCGCGCGCCGCCTGATCGTCGATCAGAAGCTGTACGATCCGCTGATGGCCGAAGTGAACAAGCTCACCGGACGCCTGATCATCGGCGAGCCCCATGCCGATCCCGCCCCGTTCATGGGTCCGGTGATCGACAACGACACGGCCGACATGCTGACCGAGAGCTTCCTGACGCTCTCCACGATGGGCGGCCGTCCGCTGCGCCATATGGAACGCCCGATCGAGGGCCGCCCCTTCCTCACCCCCGGCATCATCGACATGACCGCAGCACGCGAAGCGCCCGACGTCGAGCTGTTCGGCCCGATCCTCCAGGTCTATCGCAAGGAGACGTTCGAGGATGCGATCATCGAAGCGAACAACACCCGCTACGGCCTCTCGGCATCGCTGGTGAGCCAGGAGCCCAAGCTGTACGACCAGTTCTGGGCCAATATCCGCGCCGGCATCGTCAACTGGAACCGCCCGACCAACGGCGCCTCCAGCTCGGCCCCGTTCGGTGGCGTGGGCTGGTCGGGCAACCACCGCCCCAGCGCCTTCTACGCCGCGGATTACTGCGCCTATCCGGTGGTCAGCTCCGAAGCCGAACAGGCCCGCGCGGCGATGGGCGTAGGCCTGAGGGACGCCTAG
- a CDS encoding PilZ domain-containing protein, with the protein MQQRESRQAVIVLAQMRGRDCWSDITIRNISPHGMLILASRPPKPGDYVEIRKSSLVLVGRTVWVKGKAFGVRLIERLNFNALLKAANESFAAGRTSVDFAVRETSPKVIQPDPVSRGGATRAVTWLITATFLTLAIICATIESGIGTPP; encoded by the coding sequence ATGCAGCAGCGGGAATCGAGACAGGCGGTGATCGTCCTGGCCCAGATGCGCGGTCGCGACTGCTGGTCCGACATCACCATCCGCAACATCTCGCCGCACGGCATGCTGATCCTTGCCAGCCGCCCGCCCAAGCCCGGCGATTATGTGGAGATCCGCAAATCCTCACTCGTCCTCGTCGGCCGCACGGTCTGGGTGAAGGGCAAGGCGTTCGGCGTGCGGCTGATCGAACGGCTCAACTTCAACGCGCTGCTGAAGGCCGCGAACGAAAGTTTCGCTGCGGGCCGAACTTCGGTCGATTTTGCGGTTCGCGAAACCTCGCCGAAGGTCATCCAGCCGGATCCTGTTTCACGCGGTGGAGCGACTCGTGCCGTCACCTGGCTGATTACGGCGACGTTCCTGACACTCGCAATCATATGCGCGACGATCGAAAGTGGCATTGGCACGCCTCCGTAA
- a CDS encoding Bax inhibitor-1/YccA family protein produces the protein MENFSQFNRTAAAGAQARFDEGLRKHMLGIYRNMGIGLLVTALVSMGVASSPAALALIFGTPLKWVAMFAPLAFIFFFQFRIERMTTAGAQFAFFAFSAVMGVSMAAIFVVYTATSIASAFFAASAMFLGLSLWGYTTNRDISGWGSFLFVGLLALIGVSIVNIFLGSGSLQILISAIGVVIFAGLTAYDTQRIKSEYIAYAGHQGLEKMAVMAALSLYLNLINMFQFLLAFMGQREE, from the coding sequence ATGGAAAACTTCTCTCAGTTCAACCGCACTGCCGCTGCCGGCGCGCAGGCCCGTTTCGATGAGGGCCTGCGCAAGCACATGCTCGGCATCTACCGGAACATGGGTATCGGCTTGCTGGTCACCGCGCTCGTCTCGATGGGTGTCGCCAGTTCGCCGGCGGCGCTTGCGCTGATTTTCGGCACCCCGCTCAAGTGGGTGGCGATGTTCGCTCCGCTGGCCTTCATCTTCTTCTTCCAGTTCCGGATCGAGCGGATGACGACGGCCGGCGCCCAATTCGCCTTCTTCGCCTTCTCGGCGGTGATGGGCGTGTCGATGGCGGCGATCTTCGTGGTCTATACCGCGACCAGCATCGCCAGCGCCTTCTTCGCGGCTTCGGCGATGTTCCTGGGCCTGAGCCTCTGGGGATACACCACCAACCGCGACATCTCCGGCTGGGGCAGCTTCCTGTTCGTCGGCCTGCTCGCGCTGATCGGCGTCAGCATCGTCAACATCTTCCTCGGCTCGGGTTCGCTCCAGATCCTGATCTCGGCGATCGGCGTGGTGATCTTCGCCGGCCTGACCGCCTATGACACCCAGCGCATCAAGAGCGAGTATATCGCCTATGCCGGGCATCAGGGGCTCGAGAAGATGGCGGTAATGGCGGCCCTGTCGCTCTACCTGAACCTGATCAACATGTTCCAGTTCCTGCTGGCCTTCATGGGCCAGCGCGAGGAGTAA
- a CDS encoding nitronate monooxygenase: MFKGLKPIMYGGREVWPLVEGGKGVAATNHASAGAWAAAGGIGTVSAVNADSYDAEGKIIPQIYRALTRRERHEELVEYAIEGAVQQVKKAYEIAGGKGAININVLWEMGGAQRVLHGVLERTRGMVTGVTCGAGMPYKLSEIAASYNVNYLPIVSSGRAFRALWKRAYSKAAEWLAAVVYEDPWLAGGHNGLSNAEDPLKPQDPYPRVKELRDVMREGGIPDSVPIVMAGGVWYLRDWNNWIDNPELGQIVFQFGTRPLLTQESPIPETWKSKLTLIEEGEVLLHRFSPTGFYSSAVKNPFLRNLEARSERQIAYSTESAGDHTFQLDVGVKGKNFWVTRNDLLRAREWYGLGFTNALKTPDNTLVFVTADEQQIIRKDQADCMGCLSQCAFSSWADTETNSTGRLADPRSFCIQKTLQDIAHGGPTDENLMFAGHAAYNFKKDPFYSNGFVPTVKQLVDRILTGD, encoded by the coding sequence GTGTTCAAAGGTCTTAAGCCCATCATGTACGGTGGCCGTGAAGTCTGGCCGCTCGTCGAAGGGGGCAAGGGCGTCGCGGCGACCAACCACGCCAGCGCGGGTGCATGGGCTGCGGCAGGCGGCATCGGCACGGTCAGCGCGGTGAATGCCGACAGCTATGACGCCGAAGGCAAGATCATTCCCCAGATCTATCGCGCGCTTACCCGCCGCGAGCGGCATGAGGAACTGGTGGAATACGCGATCGAAGGTGCGGTCCAGCAGGTGAAGAAGGCCTATGAGATCGCTGGCGGCAAGGGCGCGATCAATATCAACGTGCTGTGGGAAATGGGCGGCGCGCAGCGGGTGCTGCACGGCGTGCTGGAGCGGACGCGCGGGATGGTGACCGGAGTCACCTGCGGCGCGGGGATGCCCTACAAGCTCAGCGAGATCGCGGCGTCGTACAACGTCAACTATCTGCCGATCGTCAGCTCCGGCCGCGCCTTCCGCGCGCTTTGGAAGCGCGCGTACAGCAAGGCGGCGGAATGGCTGGCGGCGGTGGTCTATGAGGATCCGTGGCTGGCGGGCGGGCATAACGGCCTGTCCAACGCCGAGGACCCGCTGAAGCCGCAGGATCCCTATCCGCGCGTCAAGGAACTGCGCGACGTGATGCGCGAGGGCGGCATTCCGGACAGCGTGCCGATCGTGATGGCCGGGGGCGTCTGGTATCTGCGCGACTGGAACAACTGGATCGACAATCCCGAACTGGGCCAGATCGTCTTCCAGTTTGGCACCCGTCCGCTGCTGACCCAGGAAAGCCCGATCCCGGAGACGTGGAAGTCGAAGCTGACGCTGATCGAGGAAGGCGAAGTGCTGTTGCACCGCTTCTCGCCGACCGGTTTCTATTCGAGCGCGGTCAAGAACCCGTTCCTGCGCAACCTAGAGGCGCGCAGCGAGCGCCAGATCGCCTATTCGACCGAGAGCGCGGGGGATCACACCTTCCAGCTCGACGTGGGTGTGAAGGGCAAGAATTTCTGGGTGACCCGCAACGACCTGCTGCGCGCGCGCGAATGGTATGGGCTGGGCTTCACCAATGCGCTGAAGACGCCGGACAACACGCTGGTGTTCGTCACCGCCGACGAGCAGCAGATCATCCGCAAGGACCAGGCCGACTGCATGGGCTGCCTGAGTCAGTGCGCCTTTTCGAGCTGGGCGGATACCGAGACCAACTCGACCGGCCGCCTCGCCGATCCGCGCAGCTTCTGCATCCAGAAGACGCTGCAGGACATCGCTCACGGCGGCCCCACCGACGAAAACCTGATGTTCGCGGGTCATGCCGCGTATAATTTCAAGAAGGACCCGTTCTATTCGAACGGCTTCGTCCCGACCGTGAAGCAGCTCGTCGATCGCATCCTGACCGGCGATTGA
- a CDS encoding D-glycerate dehydrogenase translates to MAHPARPSHPKVTVTRALPESVEARMSELFEVSLNRDDIAMNREQLAAAMADTDVFVPTVTDHIDAALIEGAGERLKLIANYGAGVDHIDLKAAHARGITVTNTPGVLSEDTADIAMALILAAPRRLVEGDKLVRAGEWTGWKPTGMRGHRIGGKKLGILGLGRIGQAVAARARAFGLQIHYHGRHRVPEVLEAQLGATWHPGLDTMLETVDILTIHTPHTDATEFLIDARRLDLLGPNGWLINTARGEIVDPEALAMALETGRIAGAGLDVFVGEPAVDPRLTALENVIVLPHLGSATFEARDAMGAKVILNVRVWAGGDRPPDQVLEGWI, encoded by the coding sequence ATGGCACATCCGGCACGCCCTTCGCACCCCAAGGTCACCGTCACGCGGGCGCTGCCCGAATCGGTCGAGGCTCGGATGAGCGAATTGTTCGAGGTGTCGCTGAACCGCGATGACATCGCGATGAACCGCGAACAGCTTGCCGCCGCAATGGCCGATACCGACGTGTTCGTGCCCACCGTCACCGACCATATCGACGCAGCGCTGATCGAAGGCGCAGGCGAACGGCTGAAGCTGATCGCCAATTACGGCGCCGGCGTCGATCATATCGACCTCAAGGCCGCCCATGCGCGCGGGATCACCGTCACCAATACGCCCGGCGTGCTGAGCGAAGACACCGCCGACATTGCGATGGCGCTGATCCTCGCTGCGCCGCGCCGTCTGGTCGAAGGCGACAAGCTGGTCCGCGCGGGCGAATGGACCGGGTGGAAGCCCACCGGGATGCGCGGCCACCGCATCGGGGGCAAGAAGCTCGGCATCCTCGGTCTCGGCCGCATCGGCCAGGCCGTCGCCGCCCGCGCCCGCGCCTTCGGCCTGCAGATCCATTATCACGGCCGCCATCGTGTGCCCGAAGTGCTCGAGGCCCAGCTCGGCGCGACCTGGCATCCCGGCCTCGATACGATGCTCGAGACCGTCGACATCCTGACGATTCACACGCCGCATACCGATGCGACGGAATTTCTGATCGATGCCCGCCGCCTCGACCTGCTCGGCCCCAATGGCTGGCTGATCAACACCGCGCGCGGTGAGATCGTCGATCCCGAGGCGCTGGCAATGGCACTGGAAACCGGCCGGATCGCCGGTGCCGGCCTCGACGTGTTCGTCGGCGAACCCGCGGTCGATCCGCGCCTCACCGCGCTGGAGAATGTCATCGTCCTCCCCCATCTCGGCTCCGCGACCTTCGAGGCGCGCGACGCGATGGGCGCCAAGGTGATCCTCAATGTCCGCGTCTGGGCCGGCGGCGACCGCCCCCCCGATCAGGTCCTGGAAGGCTGGATCTGA
- a CDS encoding glycosyltransferase has product MPIHILHLHSTFNMGGKEARAVRLMNAFGDRARHTIVSAMPDQLAARDAIDKGIKYEIAQNPPPLTGRPSVKRYEDIARFMRRFDLVLTYNWGAIDGAMAARVFGKGAPPIVHHEDGFNADEATRLNPVRNLYRKIALKAANALVVPSTVLEGIAQSQWGVTPDRLRRIPNGIRTELYAKKPDPKGIPGFEKKPGEVVIGTIAGLRPVKDLPLLVHAVAGMSTRMKLVIVGEGPERANIENAVQAMGLEGKVILPGFLSDPHRFVGLFDIFALTSLSEQAPISVIEAMAAGLPVVASTVGDIEHMVSEPNRKYLSPERNAVVFRDRIEILAQHPEGSKAIGEANRERARALFGEADMIRAYAALYGEAMGRPGILG; this is encoded by the coding sequence ATGCCGATCCACATTCTCCATCTCCACTCGACCTTCAACATGGGCGGGAAAGAAGCGCGCGCCGTTCGATTGATGAACGCGTTCGGCGACCGGGCGCGGCATACGATCGTTTCGGCGATGCCCGATCAGCTCGCCGCGCGCGATGCGATCGACAAGGGCATCAAGTATGAGATCGCGCAGAACCCGCCGCCGCTGACCGGCCGGCCCTCGGTGAAGCGCTATGAGGATATCGCGCGCTTCATGCGGCGCTTCGATCTGGTGCTGACCTATAATTGGGGCGCGATCGACGGAGCGATGGCCGCGCGGGTGTTCGGCAAGGGCGCGCCGCCGATCGTGCATCATGAGGACGGCTTCAATGCCGACGAGGCGACGCGGCTCAACCCGGTGCGGAACCTGTATCGCAAGATCGCGCTGAAGGCCGCCAACGCGCTGGTGGTGCCGTCCACCGTGCTGGAGGGAATCGCGCAGAGCCAGTGGGGCGTCACGCCCGACCGTCTGCGCCGCATTCCCAACGGCATCCGTACCGAGCTGTATGCGAAGAAGCCCGATCCGAAGGGAATTCCGGGGTTCGAGAAGAAGCCGGGCGAAGTGGTGATCGGCACTATTGCGGGCCTGCGTCCGGTGAAGGATCTGCCGCTGCTGGTGCACGCCGTGGCGGGCATGAGCACGCGGATGAAGCTGGTGATCGTCGGCGAGGGGCCGGAACGGGCCAATATCGAGAATGCGGTTCAGGCGATGGGGCTGGAGGGCAAGGTGATCCTGCCGGGTTTCCTGTCCGATCCGCACCGGTTCGTCGGATTGTTCGACATTTTCGCGCTCACGTCGCTGAGCGAGCAGGCGCCGATTTCGGTGATCGAGGCGATGGCCGCCGGGCTGCCCGTAGTCGCCTCCACCGTGGGCGATATCGAACATATGGTATCCGAGCCAAATCGGAAGTATTTGTCGCCGGAACGCAATGCCGTGGTGTTCCGCGACCGCATCGAGATCCTTGCCCAGCATCCCGAAGGCAGCAAGGCGATCGGCGAAGCGAACCGCGAGCGCGCCCGTGCGTTGTTTGGTGAGGCGGACATGATCCGTGCCTATGCGGCGCTCTATGGCGAAGCGATGGGACGGCCGGGAATCCTCGGCTGA
- a CDS encoding PilZ domain-containing protein — MHRREQRVEIVLDAQMRLDLGWTHVWIHNLSAHGMLLWASHPPRPGSYIELRKAAETIISRVVWVREKYFGVRTEALLDIRTLLRGTAKPPAAPPSAGATRTATSQLQAETSPKAGHVPTPLSRLAEFAAITVATAAGAAVTALLTYDFLAGVFAVINRRLTGSG; from the coding sequence ATGCATCGACGCGAACAACGGGTGGAAATCGTTCTCGATGCGCAGATGCGACTGGACCTGGGCTGGACTCATGTCTGGATTCACAATCTTTCTGCGCACGGCATGTTGTTGTGGGCCAGCCATCCCCCGCGGCCGGGTAGCTATATCGAACTCCGCAAGGCGGCCGAAACGATCATCTCCAGAGTCGTATGGGTGCGCGAGAAGTACTTCGGCGTTCGTACCGAGGCACTTCTGGATATTCGCACGCTGCTGCGCGGGACAGCGAAACCTCCGGCCGCTCCCCCCAGCGCCGGCGCAACGCGCACGGCGACGTCGCAACTACAGGCCGAAACCTCCCCGAAAGCCGGGCATGTCCCCACCCCGCTCAGCCGCCTGGCGGAATTCGCCGCCATCACCGTCGCCACGGCCGCCGGGGCTGCGGTCACGGCGCTGCTGACCTACGATTTCCTCGCTGGCGTGTTCGCGGTCATCAATCGGCGGCTCACCGGCAGCGGCTGA